In the genome of Myroides phaeus, one region contains:
- a CDS encoding isoprenyl transferase yields the protein MNLKEQIDVNNIPQHIAIIMDGNGRWAKKKGFLRTIGHENGVKSVRTTISECAAMGIKNLTLYAFSTENWNRPRFEVQKLMEILVKSLKKELPTFTKNNIKLNAIGDLTLLPKKVQETLQEVIDSTKDNTHMTLTLALSYGSRAELINAVKEISFKVKNNLISEADIDESVINNHLYTNDLPDVDLLVRTSGEQRISNFLLWQIAYAELYFTEVLWPDFTEEELYKAILTYQNRERRFGKTSEQIK from the coding sequence ATGAATTTGAAAGAACAAATAGACGTAAACAACATCCCCCAACACATTGCTATAATTATGGATGGTAATGGTAGATGGGCTAAGAAAAAAGGATTCCTAAGAACTATAGGCCACGAAAATGGTGTAAAATCAGTACGTACTACAATTAGTGAATGTGCTGCTATGGGGATTAAAAACTTAACACTCTATGCTTTTTCTACTGAAAATTGGAATAGACCAAGATTTGAAGTACAGAAGTTAATGGAAATATTAGTTAAGTCTTTAAAGAAAGAATTACCTACTTTCACCAAGAATAACATCAAATTAAATGCTATCGGTGATCTAACACTTCTTCCTAAAAAAGTTCAAGAAACTTTACAAGAGGTAATCGATAGTACGAAAGACAATACCCATATGACTTTAACCTTAGCATTGAGCTATGGTTCAAGAGCCGAATTAATTAATGCTGTAAAAGAAATTTCTTTTAAAGTTAAAAATAACTTAATTTCGGAAGCTGATATTGACGAATCAGTTATTAATAATCATCTTTACACTAATGACCTACCTGATGTAGATCTATTAGTTAGAACAAGTGGAGAGCAGCGTATTAGCAATTTTTTGCTTTGGCAAATAGCTTATGCTGAACTTTATTTTACTGAAGTTCTTTGGCCAGATTTTACTGAAGAAGAACTTTACAAAGCCATTCTTACCTATCAAAATAGGGAAAGAAGATTTGGAAAAACGAGTGAACAAATTAAATAA
- a CDS encoding DUF6089 family protein, which produces MKYDITIFANYFNRMNKILISLLVLFTATIAQAQIHEVGLGVGGSNYVGDVGSTKYIDPTNVGFNAFYRWNRSPRHSYKVSISQNKISGNDAKSDMQSRKARGYSFTNTIQQVAVGVEFNFFEFDLHEENFGLTPYLYIGVAGIRYNDLHYRTFEPIESYDPTGIDDLDKLNKKSTDLVRGSKTNSVAIPFAGGIKLRLTSQLNLNAEVAANYTFTDNLDGSHPKQENRKSYSFGKNGNDWFFYSSLTLSYTFGKNPCYCAD; this is translated from the coding sequence TTGAAATACGATATTACTATATTTGCAAATTATTTTAACAGAATGAACAAAATCCTAATATCTCTTTTAGTGTTATTTACGGCTACTATTGCTCAAGCACAAATCCACGAAGTTGGACTTGGAGTTGGTGGCTCTAATTATGTTGGAGATGTTGGGTCAACTAAATACATAGACCCTACAAATGTAGGTTTCAATGCTTTTTATCGTTGGAATAGAAGTCCCCGTCACTCTTACAAAGTAAGCATTTCGCAAAATAAAATATCAGGCAATGATGCCAAATCAGATATGCAAAGCCGAAAAGCAAGAGGATATAGTTTTACAAATACAATTCAACAAGTTGCGGTAGGTGTTGAATTCAATTTCTTTGAATTTGACTTACACGAAGAAAACTTTGGGTTAACTCCTTATTTATATATTGGAGTTGCTGGTATTCGCTATAATGACTTACACTATAGGACTTTTGAACCGATTGAGTCATATGATCCAACAGGAATTGATGATCTTGATAAATTGAATAAAAAATCTACTGATTTGGTTAGAGGTTCTAAAACAAATTCTGTTGCGATTCCTTTTGCTGGGGGTATTAAGCTTAGACTTACTTCACAATTGAATTTAAACGCAGAAGTAGCGGCGAACTATACATTTACAGATAACTTAGATGGTAGTCACCCTAAACAAGAAAATAGAAAATCCTACAGTTTTGGAAAAAATGGAAACGACTGGTTTTTCTACTCGAGCTTAACACTAAGCTACACTTTTGGTAAAAACCCTTGTTATTGTGCAGACTAA
- a CDS encoding NAD kinase, producing the protein MKFAIYGQTCKPIVQNIVRRLLNLFQNYDNTEIIFEEGFYRLLKEQNILDKEYETFGNSNNLTSDVNFFIGIGGDGTLLRAANFIKNTNIPVVGINAGRLGFLANVQHDNLEEQIPLLYKNEFKKSKRSLLSLQCTPEENNKFDLQFALNEVTVSRKNTTSMITVETYLDDEFLATYWADGLIISTPSGSTGYSLSCGGPIIEPETGCFVLTPLAPHNLNVRPLVIRDNLTIKLRVSSREKQFLVSLDTTTEAVDNDTEITISKAPFTIDLVEFPNQSFIKTLRNKLLWGEDKRN; encoded by the coding sequence ATGAAGTTTGCGATTTATGGACAGACGTGTAAACCTATTGTACAAAATATTGTACGCAGGTTACTAAACCTATTTCAAAATTATGATAATACTGAAATTATCTTTGAAGAAGGATTTTACCGTCTATTGAAGGAACAAAATATTCTTGACAAAGAATATGAAACGTTTGGAAATTCAAATAACCTAACAAGTGATGTGAATTTTTTTATAGGGATTGGTGGAGATGGAACATTACTGAGAGCAGCTAATTTCATTAAAAACACAAATATTCCTGTTGTGGGAATTAACGCAGGGCGTCTTGGCTTCTTAGCCAATGTACAGCACGATAATTTAGAAGAACAAATTCCTTTGTTGTATAAAAATGAATTTAAAAAGTCTAAACGTTCTCTTTTAAGCTTACAATGTACACCTGAAGAAAACAATAAATTTGATTTACAATTTGCTTTAAACGAAGTTACTGTGTCAAGAAAAAACACAACTTCGATGATTACAGTTGAAACTTATTTAGACGATGAGTTTTTAGCTACTTATTGGGCAGATGGTCTTATAATCTCAACACCTTCTGGTTCTACAGGATATTCACTTAGCTGTGGTGGTCCAATTATAGAACCTGAAACAGGGTGTTTTGTACTTACTCCTTTAGCGCCACATAATCTAAATGTTAGGCCTTTAGTAATTAGAGATAATTTGACAATTAAATTACGCGTGAGTTCAAGGGAAAAACAATTCTTAGTTTCTTTAGACACTACAACAGAAGCAGTAGATAATGATACGGAAATTACAATATCAAAAGCACCGTTTACTATTGACCTTGTAGAATTCCCTAATCAAAGTTTTATTAAAACATTGAGAAACAAACTTCTTTGGGGAGAAGACAAAAGAAATTAA
- a CDS encoding CBS domain-containing protein, with the protein MLASENLLTTDLPICKLNTLIEEILPQLEDCSFSHFPIVDQNNNWLGNILLEDLQNASPDQSVEDIMYDIEKFCLVNHNDLNPFDFFDLFHKNDTNVIPLIDENGFLLGVFSKETLLNEWSKTLFFEEKGTSFVVAKHLQHYSFTEITQIVESNNAKILGILLLEASNDMFHILIKTNGVNTQVILDDLRRYNYEIQTNLLDDSHYNDLKERSDYLNKYLNI; encoded by the coding sequence ATGTTGGCGTCAGAAAATTTACTTACCACAGATTTACCTATCTGCAAATTGAACACTTTAATCGAGGAAATACTTCCTCAATTAGAAGATTGTTCGTTTTCCCATTTTCCTATTGTTGACCAAAACAACAATTGGCTTGGTAATATTTTATTAGAAGATTTACAGAATGCTTCTCCTGATCAATCTGTAGAAGACATTATGTACGACATAGAAAAATTTTGCTTAGTAAATCACAATGACCTCAACCCTTTTGATTTCTTTGATTTGTTTCATAAAAATGATACAAATGTTATTCCTCTAATTGACGAAAATGGTTTTTTACTTGGCGTTTTTTCAAAGGAAACGCTTTTAAATGAATGGAGTAAAACCTTGTTTTTTGAAGAAAAAGGCACATCTTTTGTTGTAGCAAAACACCTACAACATTATAGCTTTACTGAAATCACTCAAATTGTTGAAAGCAATAATGCTAAGATTTTAGGAATTCTATTACTTGAAGCGAGTAATGATATGTTCCATATTCTAATAAAAACAAATGGCGTTAACACCCAAGTAATATTGGATGATTTACGCCGTTACAACTATGAAATACAGACAAATCTTTTAGATGATTCTCATTATAATGATTTAAAAGAAAGATCTGATTACTTAAATAAATATCTAAACATATAA
- a CDS encoding pyridoxine 5'-phosphate synthase — MTKLSVNINKIATLRNSRGGDVPNLLQVAKDVQKFGAQGVTVHPRPDERHIRYQDARDLVDVVYTEYNIEGNPMDDFLKLVYECKPTQVTLVPDAVDALTSNAGWDTIKHKEFLKEVIDECRLKGIRTSIFVDPVLDMIEGAKIVGADRIELYTEEFAYQYGKGNEKAIEPYVKAAELATELGLGINAGHDLSLDNIAFFKNNIPNLLEVSIGHALIAESIYLGIENVVNMYIRKLS; from the coding sequence ATGACTAAGCTATCTGTTAATATCAACAAAATTGCTACTCTACGTAATTCAAGAGGAGGAGACGTTCCAAATTTATTACAAGTAGCAAAAGACGTTCAGAAATTTGGTGCTCAAGGTGTGACTGTTCATCCAAGACCGGATGAGAGACATATTCGTTACCAAGATGCAAGAGATTTAGTGGACGTTGTTTATACGGAATATAATATTGAAGGTAATCCAATGGATGATTTCTTGAAGTTAGTTTACGAGTGTAAGCCAACTCAAGTTACTCTTGTTCCTGATGCAGTTGATGCATTAACTTCAAATGCTGGATGGGATACAATTAAACATAAAGAATTTTTAAAAGAAGTAATTGATGAGTGCCGATTAAAAGGTATTCGTACATCAATCTTTGTAGATCCAGTTTTAGATATGATCGAAGGTGCTAAAATAGTAGGTGCAGATCGTATTGAGCTTTACACAGAGGAGTTTGCTTACCAGTATGGTAAAGGAAATGAAAAGGCAATCGAACCTTATGTAAAAGCTGCAGAATTAGCAACTGAGTTAGGATTAGGTATTAATGCTGGACACGATTTGAGTCTTGATAATATCGCTTTCTTTAAAAATAATATTCCAAACCTTTTAGAAGTGTCTATTGGACATGCTTTAATTGCAGAGTCTATCTACTTAGGAATTGAGAATGTAGTAAATATGTATATCAGAAAATTATCGTAA
- a CDS encoding alpha/beta fold hydrolase gives MADILYSKIEGEGGIPFLVIHGYFGMSDNWKTFGKQMADQGYEVHLLDLRNHGRSFHSMDWSYDLMVEDVIRYMDHHNLANAIALGHSMGGKVVMKLADRYPDRITKLIVADIAPRQYPPHHQIIIDALSKVDFTLKPSRGDVDDLLRNEIKEDGTRLFLAKSLYWKEPGQLAFRFNLDAFRANEEVVGEALEEDAYFSNPTLFIRGGNSNYIQQSDEEMISKHFPNSEVQTIPNVGHWLHAENPQMFYEIVKDFLER, from the coding sequence ATGGCAGATATTCTTTATTCAAAAATTGAAGGAGAAGGTGGGATTCCATTTCTTGTAATTCACGGTTATTTTGGAATGTCTGACAACTGGAAGACATTTGGAAAACAAATGGCTGACCAAGGATATGAAGTTCATTTGTTAGACTTGAGAAATCACGGGCGCAGTTTTCATTCAATGGATTGGTCTTATGATTTAATGGTGGAAGATGTAATACGTTATATGGATCATCATAATTTAGCTAATGCAATTGCTTTAGGGCACTCGATGGGAGGGAAAGTAGTAATGAAATTAGCGGATAGATACCCTGATCGTATTACTAAGTTGATTGTTGCTGATATTGCACCAAGACAATATCCTCCACATCACCAAATTATTATTGATGCTTTAAGTAAGGTAGATTTTACGTTGAAGCCATCTCGTGGAGATGTAGATGATTTATTGCGCAATGAAATTAAAGAAGATGGTACACGCTTGTTTTTAGCAAAGAGTTTGTATTGGAAAGAACCAGGGCAATTGGCATTTCGTTTTAATTTAGATGCGTTTAGAGCTAATGAAGAGGTAGTAGGTGAGGCGTTAGAAGAAGATGCTTATTTTTCGAATCCAACATTGTTTATAAGAGGAGGGAATTCTAATTATATTCAACAGTCTGATGAAGAAATGATCTCGAAGCATTTTCCAAATTCTGAAGTGCAAACCATTCCAAATGTAGGACATTGGTTACACGCAGAAAATCCACAAATGTTTTACGAAATAGTAAAAGATTTTTTAGAGAGATAA
- a CDS encoding OmpP1/FadL family transporter: MIRKLLSLSLVTLVSYSAFAGGYRVAMQGNKQLAMGHTGVAVVGGAETMFFNPAASVYLEDKFNFSAGASVLVADTKFQNKTYGWENKTRNTGTPFYAYGSYKATDWLTVGLAVYSPYGSAVDWDQDWQGSHLVNNIDLKAIYFQPTIAVKVSKHFSFGGGPIFVNGGVTFNRNVSRSMTDEQGNRTDVTVEAKGVTAWGWTAGYMVNVDDHLRFGLNYRSKVIMKANDGKANFHDVPAFGQSLFKDGKIKAQMPLPAELTVGASYEWNKWLFAFDYNRTFWKLYDSLVIDFVDNPAVGKSVNARNYKDSNTYRFGVQYTANEQLSLRAGWYFDQSPVQQGYFAPETPRNDSRAYTGGLTYKFKNGIGVDLVFSYIHFSDTNSSYDYYMEDGQNVSFGGTYKSAVTSGGIGLSYSF, encoded by the coding sequence ATGATAAGAAAATTATTATCATTGTCTCTTGTTACTTTAGTGTCTTATTCTGCATTTGCTGGAGGGTATAGAGTAGCAATGCAAGGCAATAAGCAACTTGCGATGGGACATACCGGGGTTGCAGTAGTAGGTGGAGCAGAAACAATGTTTTTTAACCCCGCGGCATCTGTTTATTTGGAAGATAAATTTAACTTTTCTGCAGGAGCAAGCGTTTTAGTAGCTGATACAAAATTTCAAAACAAAACTTATGGTTGGGAAAATAAGACAAGAAATACGGGTACACCTTTTTATGCGTATGGGTCTTATAAGGCTACAGATTGGTTAACTGTTGGTTTAGCTGTGTATTCACCTTATGGAAGTGCAGTTGATTGGGATCAAGATTGGCAAGGTTCTCACTTGGTAAATAATATTGATTTAAAGGCTATTTATTTTCAACCAACGATTGCTGTAAAAGTTAGTAAACACTTCAGTTTTGGAGGGGGACCTATTTTTGTAAATGGTGGGGTAACTTTTAATAGAAACGTATCTCGTAGTATGACTGATGAGCAAGGAAACAGAACGGATGTTACTGTTGAGGCAAAAGGTGTAACTGCTTGGGGATGGACTGCAGGATATATGGTTAATGTTGATGATCACTTGAGATTTGGTCTTAACTACCGTTCTAAAGTTATTATGAAGGCAAATGATGGAAAAGCAAACTTCCACGATGTTCCTGCTTTTGGACAGTCGTTGTTTAAAGATGGAAAAATCAAAGCACAAATGCCTTTACCTGCTGAGTTAACTGTAGGAGCTTCTTATGAATGGAATAAATGGCTTTTTGCTTTTGACTATAACAGAACTTTCTGGAAATTATACGACTCTTTAGTGATTGATTTTGTTGATAATCCTGCTGTTGGAAAATCAGTGAATGCACGTAATTATAAAGATTCTAATACTTATAGATTTGGTGTTCAGTATACTGCAAACGAACAATTGTCTTTGAGAGCTGGTTGGTACTTTGACCAAAGTCCAGTTCAACAAGGGTATTTTGCACCTGAAACACCACGTAATGACTCAAGAGCATACACAGGTGGTCTAACGTATAAATTCAAAAATGGAATTGGTGTAGATTTAGTGTTCTCTTATATTCATTTCAGTGATACAAATAGTTCATACGATTACTATATGGAAGACGGACAAAATGTTTCTTTTGGAGGAACATATAAGAGTGCTGTTACAAGTGGAGGTATTGGTCTAAGCTATAGTTTTTAA
- a CDS encoding phage holin family protein, with protein sequence MGLIVRLLITTAIVMFLCWLLPGVAVTGWTTALWVAVAMGLLNMFLRPVLVFLTLPATVITMGLFLLVINAVIIQLSAYFVKEFTVDNFWYALLFSVVLTFCQSIVNGFLQKGEPQRR encoded by the coding sequence ATGGGACTAATTGTTAGATTACTAATTACGACTGCTATTGTTATGTTTTTGTGCTGGTTATTACCAGGAGTAGCAGTTACAGGTTGGACAACAGCGCTATGGGTAGCCGTTGCAATGGGATTGTTAAATATGTTTTTAAGACCAGTTTTGGTTTTCTTAACTTTGCCAGCAACAGTAATAACAATGGGATTATTTTTATTAGTTATCAATGCGGTGATTATTCAATTGAGTGCTTATTTTGTGAAAGAATTTACTGTTGATAATTTTTGGTATGCACTTTTATTTAGTGTAGTATTGACTTTCTGTCAATCAATAGTAAATGGCTTCCTTCAAAAAGGTGAGCCGCAAAGAAGATAA